The DNA window GTGTTAGGTAAAATTTTCGCATTAGCAATGATGGGGACTAACTTGAGATGAGAGATAACAAGAGTTTAGAGGGTAAGgttcatttagttttttttttagataatggatattaAATTTAGCATTTGCTTCAGTTACTTCAACTGAAACTACAAACcattacatttttttctcaaagcTCAAGTAGGATAGAATAAAACAActgtagattaaaaaaaaaaagacacaacaacaccaaccaaaaaaaaagcaacatatTCAAAGTTTAAGTCTATTGCTTAATGTTCAtccaaagtttttaaaaaactgGATAACGATTAACTCTAAATTCTGTCATGGAGCATATATGACTTGTGTGTCCACTTCACACCTATGAATTATTGAGAATTAGTTTCTCCACCAACTCACACTACTAAACCCCGCCCCCTTTTCTATCAGTTGCCAAACAAGACTTTTCAGCAGAGTCTATTTTGATTGTTGTAAATTTTTCATTTATCAAATTTAATTCTTGTCGAGGTTATTTTCTCCTAGCACCATGGCCATTCTATACTTCCATAAACCATGAAAAAGGTCAAACTAGAATGAAAATCATTGGAGTACACAAGTTTATATAACAACAAttcaattattttaattgaaacaGCTAATACCATTCTGAACTGTAGAAGTCAACCAGTctgaactttttctttcttagttttattttattacCTGAGCAATCATCTTGCCTCTCATGGCGGCGATGTCACATCttattttagatttatttttttatgagaaaGAAAATAGTTTCGAGGAATAAAAAATCAGTATTTTAAGTGGAAGAGCTAATGTCAATAGAACTGTAGAAGTCAACGAttttaactgattttttttcttagttttattttatttacctGAGCAATCGTCTTGCCTCtggtggcggcgacgtcgtgCAGCACGCCGCTGTTCATGACGGCGTCGGAGCCCCAGTGCGCGCCGTGCGCGCCGAGCGGCGAgtaggcggcgacgacgacgccgcgctcgccgcacGCCTCCCGCACCTTCTCCTGCCGCCACCCGACGTTCATCTCCACCTGGTTCAccgccggcggcacggcggcgagcgcgagcagCCGCGACATCTTGGCGGCGGAGAAGTTGCTGACGCCGATGGACCTCGCGAGGCCCAGGCGGTGGCACTCCTCCATGCCGCACCACACGCCCTCCATGTCGAACGGCACCAGGCGGCGGCTCAGGTCGTCCCACgtcagctcgccggcggcggcgtcgtccttcTTGCCGATGGCGACGGGCCAGTGGATGAGGAAGAGGTCGACGTAGTCGAGGCCGAGGCGGGACAGCGACTCCCGGAGCGCGGCGACCACGCGCGGCGGGTGCGCGTCGGCCATGGAGAGCTTGGTGGTGACGAACAGCTCGCCCCGGGacgccacggcgccgccgcgcacggcctcggcgacggcggcgccgaccgcGCCCTCGGTGCCGTACACCGCCGCGGTGTCGAGGTGGCGGTAGCCGAGGCGCACGGCGCGCGCGATGGTCGCCGCCAGGTCGGCCGGCGGGCTCGACGAGCCGGTGCCGAAGCCCAGCACCGGCATCGCGTGGCCCGAGTTGAGCGTCACGCACGGCACGAcgacgctcgccgccggcgtggcgccgccgccgtggtgcacGTCGGAAGCAGCCATCGATCGAACGGGTTCTTGGGATTGGAATAAGATTGGGTTTGTGGTCGCTGAGAATTATTGAGTGGATTAGGATGGATTTCGTTGTCTATTCGGATGTTAATTATAAAGACTTTCTAAATCGTGATAAGTAGTAGTCAGAATTAGTATTAGTTTTGTAAGCTTGGGAAACAAGAAGCAAAGGGGTTAGAGTCATCACACGTTACTAAAGTCAAGTCCACACGACACAGAcggctttcttcttcttcttttttttaccttaaagttgtgtttagttaacgtcaaaattagaagtttggataaaattgaaacgatgtgacggaaaagtttaaagtttatgtgtgtaggaaagttttgatgtgatggaaaagttaaaagtttgaagaaaaactttagatctaaacacggtGTAAATTGCAGTGCAACCACAAAATTTCTAATCGAAATTGGAACTACTACATCCGAATTCTTTTTCCAACAAATCGAGCATTGTTTCGCTGCTCATAGAAAAAATTTTCACCTCtatatagaaaaatgttttatattattaaaacggTGAAACACATTCAAATCAtgaactgaaatattttttttctaacttacGAAATATAGAATTTCAACCATTGAAACATCCGTAAATCCGTATGCATCAAATATAAAGTTATGAAATACCCTAAAAGTCTCCACTGAAACATTTCGACAGAAACATCGAAAAAGCACCGTACGTACACACCCATTTGGTATTCTCGTACTCCACTCCTGCATGGTCCCAACGGTGACACATCAGTACCAACCTCCTCAAACACGAGACGAGACGAAAGGTTTGAGGCAGTGGTAGAGCCAAAAATTTCTCTAAGACACAGGGCCCAATTCatcaatactccctctgtactcgtaaagaaaatcgttttggacagcgacacgatctccaaaacacaactttgactttttgtttctataaaaatatttattaaaaagtaatatattatacttttatgaaagtatttttcaagacaaatctattcatatattttttttatattttcaaactcaacaacttgagagttatttatgatttatatttctaaggcttgacttaaacattgtccttaACAACTtgctttatgagtatggagagAGTATGGTATAATTTACATATGCTTTAGCCTTAACTGCCCTACTCGTGGTTCCACCCCTAGTTTAAGGAGAGAAGGGTCATCGCTGCCTAGCCACATGAGCTCGACGCAAAGGCCACCGCATGCCACCGCCTTTAATCTTGCCTGACACCAGTCACCACGCCATCGAAGGCTTAAGGGTGTTTGGAGTCAGGACGTGTGCGAGCGTGGCGCCCGATTTCTTGACTCCCGTCGGGGCGCCCGACACTGACCGTTTTCGATTTCTAATGTACTTGGATAAACCGTTGTTTTTCTTCATAGTAGTAGTAATTGTTTCACAATAAATATCAATATCTCATTTGTGCACATCAAGTCCAAATATTAGTGgatttttaggatttttgagTGTTTTAATGGTAAAAACTTTGTGAAGACTAAATGTAGTAAAGGAATTTATCGGAAAAAGTCTGAATTACCCTATGACTTTTTGCGCTCATCCAATTTACCCCCTGAATAACAATACATAACATTTTAAACCATAAACTTTGTAAATTGGACAAATTaccaccccacccccccccccccccccccgacaaTCCAGGGCGGTTTTGGTCTTTAGTGACGCACACGTGACAGTCTAGTCAGCCAAAAcaagtaaaagaaaatttttttgacccacttgtcagtcaaaacaaataaaataaatggtgggacccacttgttCGCCCaatccctcttcttctcccctcgATCTGCACCCCTTCCTAAGGTTTTGGGGGCAATGCACGCTAGCGGAGCTAGCAAAGTTAACTCTTGGCAGCGGAGCAAAGTGGAACCAAGATCCAAAGAGGCGTCGCTTCGCGGTGGAGCTAGCGTAGGCGAGTGGTGCTGAGGTTATGGAGCTCACCGTCAATCTCACCGCTCTTCCACTTCAAGCTTGAAGCCACATGTATCACCTCCGCCGTGAGTTCACCATTGCTTGCGTCGTATTTTCTAGATCTAAGTTGTGTTGTTGAGGCCATAAGGGAGTAGtaggttttttttgtttggtaggGCGACGAGGGAGCGGAGGGACTCTAGCATCGACCGCGCGGTGGAGTTGGTGCTACCGAAATGACGCCATGgggagagattgagagagaagaggagctGGATGACCGGCGTTCGGCGGCAGCAACCAAGCAGCGTCCGATGGTGCTCTAGCAGTAGATGAAGAAAGAGGACATACCaactgatatgtggggcctACTAGCTTGATATATAAGTGAGGAAGCATGAGgtggaggctgacatgtggggccagtGCCACATGTGCACCtacgtaggaccaaaaccacaTTCAAATCGATTTAGAGAGTAATTTATCCGGATTACAAAAGTCCACATTTAAAAGTGTTTGTATTTTATCTAGGGGTAAATCGGATGTGTGCAAAAGTTCAAAGGTAATTCGGACTTTTTTCCAAATTCATTTGTACGAATTGAATCGAagttatttaaataattaaatagaCATGACTAAGGATCGGATTGCTTATCATTTCTATTCTATGGAACGCTATAATGTTTCATTGGACAGTCACATGTTTTAGTAGTTACAGCAGAAAAGTGAAACGCCGCATGAAAACAACAAAATACTGGTATGTTTCACTAGATAATTGTTCCATTGGAATATTTCATTCTGTGTGTTTAGTCATTGCACCAATTGTCTGGAAATATTGCATTGATTCCTCAATTTTTGCATGcaaatatcaatatatatttgcaaatatgaCGAATTGTTCATGTGTTATTTAGTCAAAAGAAAATGTTGGAGAGAAGGACGATCATCTGTTCTTAGGaccatcatatttttttaagtatattcTTGCATATTCAAGGAGTTTGGAATTACCCCTACTCTAGGAATATTTGGCGTCACCAACAATATTTCAAGCATGCATATAGCATGCCACAGGTAATACGGGCACGCAAgttttgtgatgtgaatgtggCGTGTTTAGGTTTTGTACGTAAGTCTAGTTGCCCAAAAGACCAAAGAGTTTGAAAAGGGGAGGTGGTCTTTTGTCATTCTCTCCTTGTCGCTTACTCGTATGCATATGCTTTTTGGAACCgtttattaattattatctaaagtaaaataatttaaattctaaaaaaataatttatgggtatAACTTAACCTTATTGATTTATAAGCACACACTGTAAAAATaactataattaaaaaaaatcacaaaatcacctttaaaattaagttttaataaGATGGCTTATAAACATAAGCGAAATGAGACTATACATGTCCCACTTTGATTTGTCAGTAACTACATTTGATTGGATCATAGATAGATTAACAGGCATCCACAAAAAAACAGTAACTGCAAGCCACAGGGCTCCATGAGAAAATggaatataataataaataatgtacATAATGTCTCATGACATTTTGCATATTTGCAATTTCTCTTTTGTTATCTCCTTTTCTCTCTATGGATGGCAATGTTTGCATccattctcttttctttttcccactGGATTCTTCCCAGTGAACATAACGGCCAAAGAACTACTAGGAAGCTAGTAAAattgaaagaagaaaaaagaaagaaccaagaaaatttcagagttcagaccacCCCAACTTTCAGAAACAACTCCACCCTTTGTTCTAACAACCACTACTAGAGCTTGCTTTTGTGAGGGTTGAACATAACAAAGGCTAAAACATGAAGGAAAATGAAGCAGCCTGATAAATTCTTATTGTGATCTGAGACCAGGCTACCTCCATGATCTCTGCCTACCCTCTTCCTTTCAGATCAATCACAACGACACTAATGTTATCTGAACTCTCCCTGCCGAGGGCGAGGCGCGCAAGGAGAGCAGCGGCACGGTAGCAGCGAGGCTCAGATTCTTGGCCTACCGCTGCTGCCGGAGCACCGGCGCTGCTGGAAGCGGCTTCGCCGCTCCCAGCTGCGCGACGCCCACTGGTGGGGCTCCCGTCTTCAAGGCATTGTCGAGCGACATCGCTGGCCGTCTCGTTTGAGATCACATCCCACATCCCATCGCTGGCGAGGATGAGGCATTCGTCGTCGACGGTCCTCACGGTTATGGTGATGTCTGGCTCACATATGACTTCAGGCTTTAGGTACTTGTCTCCTGCATGTACATGTTTAGAATAATTGAGAGTAATATACATGACACTGAATTAGTTTACATAAAGAATATCATAAAGTAAGTAATATACAGTAAAGGAAATAAATTTTCAAGCATTTCAAATGGTATTGCATTGAATTCTAGTAAATGAGAAGATTCATGGTATCACATAGTATTTTCAGGAATCCTAGTTAGTTTcatgaaagaaaaaggagaagatGACACATATAAACCTATCAAACTAGTGAAATCGAGAACATTATTATGGCTACGGCATTTCAAGAACCCCATCCAAATATTTAGCCACAGATACCTCTGAAGCTACAATGAAAGGATACACAGGGACCAGCCCTTTTGCAATGAAAAGCTTAAGCATCAAAACAGGGGCAAACGTGAGATGCAGAAACATAAAATATTCTATAACCACTCAGTAACTACTAGAATGTAGGGAAATTTGAACTGCCTATATCAAGGGAAGGTGATGTATCATGTATAAGCCTATAATGACAAGTTGGACAGATAAGTATTTTGAAAGAACACATTTCCTTTGACCTTTTGGGCCAAGTAAACTGCTTCCTTCTGCTGcacataaattatattatcattatattaattaatctactatatAGAGTAGGAATCTTCATTGATTCAAAATACTTAATAAGTGATAAGTAGTGTGGTGCTTCCTATATGTGAAATGGGCAATTCCTACAACCAAAATGGTGTGTCTGTAATATAATACAACCCTCTCCAACTTGAAACCTGATATATAAACATACTACCACTGAACTCTAGTTTAAAACAGAGCTTGTGAGATAGACAGATAAAAACTATTTTAAGAAAAAGTGGTTTATCAGAAACAACATCAGATCTGCAGAGACAATATTTTCTATGTTATTTGATTATAAACATTCGATATGAAGTACAATTATATAGTTTTGAGATCAAATAGACTGACAAGGTTCTACAATGGTGCAAGTTGAGCTTTTCTCTATTGTCAAAAGGTCCAAATTATTACTACCCAAGGTATTTCCTTTGTCAATCCTGAAAGCTAGATTAAAAAAGGTGTAACATCACTATTGGGAACTTAGGATACAACAGAGGACAACGTCACTAGCCTAATCAAACATATATGTCCCACTTATTTATGAAGATCATTTCTTTTAGTCAGTTGGTTAGGTTACAATCAGAGCAACTAATAAAAAGAGCTAGCACTTTCACAGATGGTGAATCAGAGATGAACGCGTGTCTTTTATGTCTAatccatctttcttctttcaGACATCTGATAATATAACTAAATGAAATAACACCATACAGGCACTGCCAAATGTTAGGCCTAATGGCTAAAGTGAGATGGACTGGGTACATATGGTCATTTTCTTGATAAGCCAGATAATATGGCACAAACCGGTGGGGTCAGTGATGTGACTGTGTATCAACTCAACAAACTGCCAAGTAACATCTACTAGAAGCTCATTAGAAGCTGGAATTGTACCTTTTATCTTTGTCATAGTTAATTGTATAAACCACAAAAAAAAGTTGGTACCTTCGGACAGATGCAAATATCCTATGTAACTAAAGTGTAAAAAACCTTAAATTCATAGGGTACCATGCTATTGTCGTATTCATAACCTTCCTGCCACGAAACTTGCATATAATACTTATTTTCCTCATAGTCTTAAAGCAGGAACATCCTTATTTGACCTAGATTCTGTCACCAGGCAGTTTTTGATTGGTCAAGGGGTGGAAAGATGCAAAGCAATAGGTTCCTTTTTGTGTTTGGAAGAACATGCAGAGCGACAAATGTAACCACCCTTTGTGATATAGTATTACCTTCCGATCTTTTGTTTATTTCCATTTCCCCCAACCTCGTTGGGGGCAACATGATAGTTTAAGAACAACTGGACACGTCTTAGAAACTGACTTGCCAATGGAGCTTCAGTGGTTTAGCCCAATGATCAAGCAAAACCAAAAGGCTAGTGAACAATAAACAAATGATATCCAGAGCAACTAAACTAGAATGGCAAGGCATTACCAACCATATATAATTGGTCTCCCTAACTCCAGATTATGTGCACAAGTACAACTCCTGACTACttctattagagcaagtttaatattatagccaactactagctccaatttatctatagccaatctaatagctcatttatacaatagttacataatacactattaatacctggtcccaccagtcatacacacactgcgtatTGGAGTCTGTGCtttagctggctacaaatctgtaacccgctactcttctctctccttatttatcttcttaaaatatgtttgcagctggcttatagcctgttattgtacctgctcttagcagACTTCTTTTCGAAACATTTACTCATTGAGTACATGTTTCCGCGTGAAATCAAAACCCACGCCAAGACGAACACGTGAGCGACAGAAATTGGTTTTATTGTGGCTCCAAGTTCTAtccaaagctagctagctacgcaAACATTCAGATTGTGCCACCCACTGCTAGCTGTATCATGTGGTCTTAAGTGAATCATGTGTGCAGCTAGCAGCCAAGACATTGTAGCCCAGGACACAGGCAATTTCAGTTCTTCTACAGCAGAGTAGCAAACACAACACGCAAAGATAGTGCCTGCAGACAGAATTTAGATcaatgatgatgacgatgacattACCTAATGCTCGCGACATGGCGAGGATGCCACGCACCCTCGGCCCGTTGAGGTACACCACCCGGCCACCCACCGCCTCGATCCGCGCCTTCTCGTCCGGCCGGTCCGGCTGCATAATTCACCATCAATTATAGTACCATGTAATCTAGGTTCGTCAGCAGCAAGATCACACTTATGATTAGCAAGATACAAGAGCAAGATTAGGTTAATCACACTACCACATCCAGCACGAATATTGTCGCACCAACCACTGCCCCCATCTCCTACCCCCCTCATGGACCTACCACAGCCAACCACACCCAGCCAAttttccccttctttttttccccccttTCCACAGAAAAGGAAGCTCTGACCAGTGTGGGTCCACAATCCATCTCAGGaagagcaaaaataaaaaagaaaaaaaagaaaaaaaaaagaggcaaagGGACAGCAGCTTCACAGTACACAGGAGCAGGGACAGGTGGCAAAGGTGGCGGCCAACCCCCTCTCACTgctcacgtgggccccaccagacAGCAGCAAAGCAGCTGGCCCCACACTCTGACCAGTCTTATCCCCCCACGTGCCCCGCGCGAGAGCAACACGTGTCCCCCTCCAGGAAAGCGATGGATTAAACCGCTTCGGaatccccccctcccccgcccaaCACCACGTGGGCCGCGCCCCTCCGCAGCCACCCCCGAGGTTCCCACAAATTCTCCAAattgccactgccactgccacggCCCTTTCTACTCGCATTATGagagggcaaaaaaaaaaaaaaaaagaccataataagagaagaaaaaaagatactagtaattaatttttttattattattttttaatacgaGGTGATAATCTTTTTTGTGATGACGCTAGCGGGGTACACGTCGGCGAGCACGGCAAGGCGAGGCGATCCATGTCTCTCCGACAAGCGAGAGCgacctctctctttttctccggtcgccggcggccaaccacgcgtcgccggcgaggcagcCGCGGCCGCGAAGGTTCCGGAGAGGCGACACCTCGGCTGGGGCCCACCCCCCGCAGGAGTCAACGGTCAACGGCAGCGCGAGACTTGGAATATTTTGGCAGGTACGGTCAAAGCCGTGGTGTGAGGGACACGTGTGCGTGTGAGGAGGGTGCCACGTAGGAATGGAAGGGCTGATTACCTTGTGgtcggaggagagggggagggggtcgCCGGCGCGGCAGAGGACGGCGCGGGAGTCGCCGCAGTTGGAGACGACGAGGCGGTCGCGGAcgaggagggcgacgacggcggtggagccGATGATGGCGCCCGTCTGCCCCGACAGCGGGCACCGGCACGCCGGCACGGTGGCGCGCCCGCAcgcgcacgccaccgccgccagcgcgtCCACCCGGCCGAAGCTCCGCGACAgcgccgcccgccacgccctctcctcctcctcctcctccatcgccgccggttgccgctgccgcagcgccgccgcctccgccgccatctcctccgccaCGATCACGTGCATTTGCTCCCGGCACAGCGCGGAcacctgctttttttttttttttgtccatcgatcacaccaaaaaaaagagaaaaccaaACAAACACACGTCACTGATCGAGCAGTGGTAGTAAAAACCAAAAACGAAAATTAAACgacaaattttattaaaaaaaaacgtgtCGATCTCGGTTTCGATGGTGCTAGAACATTGCCAGGTGGATCAAACAGTGCAATGCGGTACAACACAACAGCAGCATTTTCGCAATCAATCAATCcaatctctatctcttttttttctctctctctctgttttttttttctttctaaccCAAGATTATGATGAGTAGGATTAGCATGAAATAATGATGGGATTAAGCAAAGGATTAGCGGGGGGGTGACGTACATGGgggccgccatggccgtcgaAGACGGCGAAGAAGTGCATCGGCGAGCCGTCGAGCCAGGTGCAGAAGGAGGGCCGGAGCGAGACGGCGTCCTCCATGTCGCGCATCCGCCCCGCGAGCGAGACGGACCCGAACGCGACGGGCCacaccgcggccgccgtcgacgccccgGACGGGAGcgggagccgccgcgccgcggcgccggcggcggaggagcacccgtcgtcgtcgcggtcgGACGAGCAGTCGGAGGaagccgccgacgaggtcggggacggggacggcgacgcggaggaggcCGGGAGGCTCCTCTTCTCGCCCCCACCGTTGCTGCTGTTGTCCCCGTCctcggacgcggcggcggcggcggggacgtaGCGGCGCCTGCGCAGGCGGTGGCATTCCTGGGCGGCCGCGGGGGGGTGGTCCCCATCGCCACCCGGCATGTTGACGCCGGCGCTAGCCATCACCATCACCGAtcatgggaagggaggaggagagggaagaggaggagggaggtagaagaagaggggttggggttggggggaGGTGGTTTccgtggggggtggggggtggggccCGCATGGACGCGACGTGGCGAGGGGGTGACACGTGTCCAGGGGACTGCGGGGGGCGCGTGGTGCGCGCGCCGTCGGGCGGTTTGGCTTCGCGCCTCTCTTCCCTGGTTTTCGCCCTTCCCGAGCCCGGTTTGGCCGgcccctgctgctgctacaTCACCACCCAACTACCAAACAAACCAAAAGAGCCCCATCCTTTGACATATTAGAGAAAAGACGAAATGATATATTTACAGatataaaatactccctccgtctatttttatagtcatattttcaaatctgaaaattttatttttgataagtatatttcaatccaacaacttatcatttTAATGACTTTCTTCGATTTAATAcatgactcttcattcttccacacatgattggctacatggacattgagaaatgtaaatattaatgaattgcttgtttacgaggaatgactagtagcatatttaaatagatgataagtagaattacttatccttggtctgtgtgtcaagatgaaatatgattatcaaaaatagatgaaggaagtaatttgtaaattaaaattttatatatgtatttttaatgTTCTAAATAAAGATTAGAAAATAAACTGTGATAAAAGGtcctaaaatcaacttcaaatctAAAGCTAAAAATTTAAATCCTGACTGATAAACATAACCGAGAAGGTGAGGCTGAAAGCTTTTGACTCTGGCTGGGATTAGAACTTGCACCATTTGTATTGAATAATGGGAAACATACGTCGGTGATACCACCAAAACAAAATGatgggagaaagaaaaaaatcttttttttgcGCCTAATTAGCTTCTAGAATCCTTCTATATGTGGGAGCACGTGATAAATTTGGATGGTGGCCAGGCTATATTTCTTAGTGTAACTCATTTTTCAGGTGCATTTGTAGGATTTCATCTCTTACCTATACTAAAGGTGTTATCCATCTCCAGCACGGTGGTTCCTGAaggatggaggaggaaggggcaGCTACCGGCGAGGAGATCAACCAAAAGAGGGatcaaaactattttaaacacATCTActaaagagtaaaaaaaaaatcaaagtaattttaCCTCTATAACATGGTAGGATGGGTGAGCAATAATCTTCccttctttcctctcttctcattGATAACGAGATCACCGGAGGTGTTGATAGTGAGATAGGCATTACATGTGCGATGCCAAACAATGAAGAGGAAGGAACCATTCACAAGTTTGTGGAGTATAGTATACGAaggaggtggaagaagagaTCACCTTATAAACTTGCCTCTATCATTATGTCGCCTCATCTCACACGTCTTTGCATCGCATATTAATGAGAAGATATGGTTAAATGTTTCTAAACTACCACATGTTATGCATGCACCTAGACATTGTTCCCAACCTCCACAACGCTGGATCCACCATCCCCGACCTCCTTGGCGATGGATCTACCCCTCCCAAGGGCGCCGCGGGTGGATCCGCTCCTCCCATGGCCTCTAGCCGTAGATCCGGCATCACCGTCCCCAACCTCCTCGGCAGAGGATCTGCCCCTCCCAAGACCGTTGCCGGTGGATCCACCCCTCTCATGGTCTCTAGCGGTAGACCCGGCATCACCATCCTCGACCTCCTCGGTGGCGGATCCGCCCCTCCCGAGGCTGCCGTCGATGGATCTGCCCCTCCCATAGCCTCTAGCGGTAGATCCGGCATCACCGTGCCCGACCTCCTCGACAGCAGATCGGCCCCTCCCATGGCCTCTAGTGCTAGATCCGACATCATCGTCCCcgacctcctcggcggcggatCCGCCTCTCCCAAGGCCCCCGCTGGTGGATCGGCCCTTCCCATGGCCTCTAGCGGTAGATCCGGCATCACCATCCCCGACCTCCTCGGCCGCGGATCCGCCCCTCCCAAGGCCGCCGCCAATGGATCCGCACCTCCTATTGCCTCTAGCGGCAAATCCACTACTcccatggccgccaccgcccaAGCCTGCCGCTGTTGCAGCCCAAAGCCAGTCACCTCCACCTCGACCACCTGAAGCGTGCTATGTATGGGGAGAGGCGAAGGGAAGGTGGAATGGCGAAGTAGAGGAAAAGCCaccgggagagagggaggcgatGAGAGAATGGGAGAAGTCGGAGTAAGACATTGTGTCTTATAGCCACGCTCCAGCCCTTGCCTTTTATATCTTGTCGGTATTTTCTCAATCGATAGCCTCGAGAGCTGTAAAGAGACCCATATGCAAAAAAGGTGGTTTTTTTCAACCGGGCTCTTAAGCGGTCCATATGTAAAAATTGGTTTGTctataaaaaaccaattttCACTTATGGGTCTTTGGGATCCCTTAATTATCCATTTTCACATGTTGGTATCTTTTAGCTAGACTGCATGTAAAACTGGAGAGGATGTGTTTACAATAATGGTTTTGTAGTAGCGTGGTTTGCATAATTTTCTTGTTTTAATTTCCTTGTACTTTTTCTCAATAGATTGAGGCAATGATATGAAGTGCAATATTGTCGATGTATGAATATGTGTATATCATGCATGTATGAACAATATATAGATGAATCATATTGCTTTGTATATCTTTTCTGGCCGGGTTGATACCTACTTACCAATACTGCCTGTTCAAGATCGATGGACGGCTGGTGG is part of the Oryza glaberrima chromosome 4, OglaRS2, whole genome shotgun sequence genome and encodes:
- the LOC127769950 gene encoding deoxymugineic acid synthase 1-B-like; protein product: MAASDVHHGGGATPAASVVVPCVTLNSGHAMPVLGFGTGSSSPPADLAATIARAVRLGYRHLDTAAVYGTEGAVGAAVAEAVRGGAVASRGELFVTTKLSMADAHPPRVVAALRESLSRLGLDYVDLFLIHWPVAIGKKDDAAAGELTWDDLSRRLVPFDMEGVWCGMEECHRLGLARSIGVSNFSAAKMSRLLALAAVPPAVNQVEMNVGWRQEKVREACGERGVVVAAYSPLGAHGAHWGSDAVMNSGVLHDVAATRGKTIAQVALRWLYEQGVCFVARSFNEGRMKQNMDIFDWELSDQDKAMIAGVPQRRACRGDYFVSPDGPYKSLHDLWDGEI
- the LOC127769400 gene encoding probable protein phosphatase 2C 37, with amino-acid sequence MVMASAGVNMPGGDGDHPPAAAQECHRLRRRRYVPAAAAASEDGDNSSNGGGEKRSLPASSASPSPSPTSSAASSDCSSDRDDDGCSSAAGAAARRLPLPSGASTAAAVWPVAFGSVSLAGRMRDMEDAVSLRPSFCTWLDGSPMHFFAVFDGHGGPHVSALCREQMHVIVAEEMAAEAAALRQRQPAAMEEEEEERAWRAALSRSFGRVDALAAVACACGRATVPACRCPLSGQTGAIIGSTAVVALLVRDRLVVSNCGDSRAVLCRAGDPLPLSSDHKPDRPDEKARIEAVGGRVVYLNGPRVRGILAMSRALGDKYLKPEVICEPDITITVRTVDDECLILASDGMWDVISNETASDVARQCLEDGSPTSGRRAAGSGEAASSSAGAPAAAVGQESEPRCYRAAALLARLALGRESSDNISVVVIDLKGRG
- the LOC127770206 gene encoding uncharacterized protein LOC127770206, coding for MHLDIVPNLHNAGSTIPDLLGDGSTPPKGAAGGSAPPMASSRRSGITVPNLLGRGSAPPKTVAGGSTPLMVSSGRPGITILDLLGGGSAPPEAAVDGSAPPIASSGRSGITVPDLLDSRSAPPMASSARSDIIVPDLLGGGSASPKAPAGGSALPMASSGRSGITIPDLLGRGSAPPKAAANGSAPPIASSGKSTTPMAATAQACRCCSPKPVTSTSTT